A genomic stretch from Photobacterium atrarenae includes:
- the ydiJ gene encoding D-2-hydroxyglutarate dehydrogenase YdiJ, translating into MLPVLTHQNSIDDVVLSYLDALEQAGFTGDIEQTYASRLAVATDNSVYQQLPQAVVLPRSTEDLVRIGQVGQQTEFRSITFSARGGGTGTNGQSLTPGIVVDLSRHMNQILEVNPQEGWVRVQTGVIKDQLNDALRPHGFFFSPDLSTSNRATIGGMINTDASGQGSLKYGKTSDHVLALKAVLVDGSVLDTAPLTEQALAAQSRGDDFAAKALQVSAQVCRDKRQQILDKFPPLNRFLTGYDLKHGYDEAMSQFDIARLLCGAEGSLAFIAEAKLNITPIPKSRTLVNIKYDSFDSALRHAPMMVEAEALSVETVDSRVLNLAKQDIVWHTVSDLLADVPGKTLLGINMIEYASNDPEENRRQVEALCVRLDALMARGESGVIGYQVCDDLAGIQKIYAMRKKAVGLLGAAKGSKKPVPFAEDTCVPPENLADFIAEFRQLLDEKQLDYGMFGHVDAGVLHVRPALDMCDPAQERLMKEISDQVVALVAKYGGLMWGEHGKGFRSEYGPEFFGDELFTELRRIKAAFDPDNRMNPGKICTPLESDAELVKVDGVKRGTFDRQIPVKVRDSFNRAMECNGNGLCFNYDTSSPMCPSMKITADRRHSPKGRAGLVREWLRLLTEQGIDPVKLEEQLMSRTPSVKQIIDRFRNTFGAGKRTYDFSHEVMDAMNGCLACKACASQCPIKVDVPSFRSRFMNLYYSRYQRPAKDYLVAYVENYLPLMAKAPATFNALMRPSWSKKLTENTIGYVDMPPLSVPTLLEGLDGHHATRFDLPWLQALSAREREDYVLIVQDPFTSYYDAEVVRDFVLLAEKLGKKPLLVPFKPNGKAQHVKGFLRQFAKTARNTADFLNQLARLGIPLVGVDPALVLCYRDEYLEVLGETRGDFQVMTAHEWLLPLLPSLPAQPMREDDRWYLFAHCTEKTKMPNVEKEWAQIFAGFGANLMPVSVGCCGMAGTFGHEKDKLAMSRGIYDLSWQPNLEQLDSERCMATGYSCRSQVKRFEHIRMKHPVQVLLQVARANPVLQAG; encoded by the coding sequence ATGTTACCTGTATTAACCCATCAGAATAGTATCGACGATGTCGTACTGTCTTATCTTGATGCTTTAGAACAAGCCGGGTTCACCGGCGATATTGAGCAGACCTATGCCAGCCGTCTGGCGGTGGCGACCGATAACAGTGTCTATCAGCAACTGCCGCAGGCGGTGGTGTTGCCGCGATCGACCGAAGATTTGGTTCGGATTGGTCAGGTCGGTCAGCAGACTGAGTTCCGGAGCATTACGTTTTCCGCCCGGGGCGGCGGCACCGGCACCAATGGCCAGTCGCTGACCCCGGGGATTGTGGTTGATTTGTCCCGCCACATGAACCAGATCCTGGAAGTGAATCCGCAAGAAGGCTGGGTCCGGGTGCAGACTGGGGTGATCAAAGATCAGCTCAATGATGCACTGCGTCCCCACGGTTTCTTTTTCTCGCCGGATCTGTCAACCAGTAACCGGGCCACCATCGGCGGAATGATCAACACTGATGCGTCCGGTCAGGGGTCACTCAAATACGGCAAAACCTCAGATCATGTGCTGGCGCTCAAAGCGGTGCTGGTGGATGGGTCTGTACTCGACACCGCGCCTTTGACTGAGCAAGCGCTGGCAGCGCAAAGTCGGGGCGATGATTTTGCCGCCAAAGCGCTTCAGGTGTCGGCGCAGGTGTGCCGTGACAAGCGTCAGCAAATTCTCGATAAGTTCCCACCGCTGAACCGGTTTCTGACCGGGTATGACCTGAAGCACGGTTATGACGAGGCGATGTCGCAGTTTGACATTGCGCGCCTGCTGTGCGGGGCTGAAGGTTCATTGGCGTTTATCGCTGAAGCGAAACTCAATATTACCCCGATTCCGAAATCCCGAACCCTGGTCAACATCAAGTACGACAGTTTTGATTCGGCACTGCGTCATGCGCCGATGATGGTCGAAGCCGAGGCGCTGTCGGTAGAGACGGTGGATTCGCGGGTCCTGAATCTCGCCAAGCAGGATATTGTCTGGCATACCGTCAGCGACTTGCTGGCTGATGTGCCGGGGAAAACCCTGCTCGGGATCAACATGATCGAGTATGCCAGTAATGATCCGGAGGAGAACCGCCGTCAGGTCGAGGCGCTGTGTGTGCGGCTTGATGCGCTGATGGCCCGCGGCGAGAGTGGGGTGATTGGCTATCAGGTCTGTGATGATCTGGCGGGGATCCAGAAAATTTACGCCATGCGTAAAAAAGCGGTTGGCCTGCTGGGCGCGGCCAAAGGCAGTAAAAAGCCGGTGCCGTTTGCCGAAGATACCTGTGTCCCCCCGGAAAATCTTGCCGACTTTATTGCCGAGTTCCGCCAGCTGCTGGATGAGAAGCAGCTCGATTATGGGATGTTCGGCCACGTCGATGCGGGCGTGCTGCATGTGCGTCCGGCGCTGGACATGTGTGATCCGGCGCAGGAGCGCCTGATGAAGGAGATCTCCGATCAGGTGGTGGCGCTGGTGGCCAAATACGGTGGCCTGATGTGGGGTGAGCACGGCAAAGGATTCCGCTCCGAATACGGGCCGGAATTCTTCGGCGATGAGCTGTTTACCGAGTTGCGGCGGATCAAAGCGGCGTTCGACCCGGACAACCGGATGAACCCGGGCAAAATCTGTACCCCGCTGGAGAGCGATGCTGAGCTGGTGAAAGTCGATGGCGTGAAACGCGGCACCTTTGATCGCCAGATCCCGGTCAAGGTGCGCGATAGCTTTAACCGCGCCATGGAGTGTAACGGTAACGGGTTGTGTTTTAACTATGACACCAGCTCGCCGATGTGTCCGTCAATGAAAATTACCGCGGATCGCCGCCACTCGCCGAAAGGACGGGCCGGGCTGGTCCGGGAGTGGCTGCGACTGCTGACCGAGCAGGGGATCGATCCGGTCAAGCTCGAAGAGCAGCTGATGAGCCGCACGCCGTCGGTGAAGCAAATTATCGATCGGTTCAGAAATACCTTTGGTGCCGGTAAGCGGACGTATGATTTCTCCCATGAAGTGATGGACGCGATGAACGGCTGTCTGGCCTGTAAGGCCTGTGCCAGCCAGTGTCCGATCAAAGTGGATGTCCCGAGTTTCCGCTCGCGCTTTATGAACCTCTATTACAGCCGTTATCAGCGTCCGGCCAAGGACTACCTGGTCGCGTATGTCGAAAATTACCTGCCGCTGATGGCGAAGGCGCCGGCGACCTTTAATGCCCTGATGCGCCCGTCGTGGTCGAAAAAGCTGACTGAGAACACCATTGGTTATGTCGATATGCCACCGCTGTCGGTCCCGACCCTGCTGGAAGGGCTTGACGGACACCATGCGACCCGGTTCGACTTGCCCTGGCTGCAGGCGCTGTCCGCGCGTGAGCGTGAAGACTATGTATTGATCGTCCAGGATCCATTCACCAGCTATTACGATGCCGAAGTGGTGCGGGACTTTGTTCTGCTGGCTGAAAAGCTGGGTAAGAAGCCGCTGCTGGTACCGTTCAAACCAAACGGCAAGGCGCAGCATGTGAAGGGCTTCCTGCGCCAGTTTGCCAAAACCGCCCGCAACACGGCGGACTTTCTCAACCAGCTGGCCCGGCTCGGGATCCCGCTGGTGGGGGTCGATCCGGCGTTGGTGCTATGCTATCGCGACGAGTATCTGGAAGTGCTGGGTGAAACCCGGGGCGATTTTCAGGTGATGACGGCCCATGAGTGGTTGCTGCCCTTATTGCCGTCACTGCCGGCTCAGCCGATGCGTGAGGATGATCGTTGGTACCTGTTTGCCCACTGCACCGAGAAAACCAAAATGCCGAATGTGGAAAAAGAGTGGGCGCAGATTTTCGCCGGTTTTGGCGCCAACCTGATGCCGGTTTCGGTCGGGTGCTGTGGCATGGCAGGCACCTTCGGTCATGAAAAAGATAAGTTGGCGATGTCCCGTGGGATCTATGATCTGAGTTGGCAGCCCAATCTGGAGCAGCTGGATAGCGAGCGCTGTATGGCCACCGGTTATTCGTGCCGTAGCCAGGTCAAGCGGTTCGAGCACATCCGGATGAAGCATCCGGTCCAGGTATTGC
- a CDS encoding bifunctional NUDIX hydrolase/phosphatase PAP2 family protein, whose protein sequence is MGDQFVVLAWLTYLSRRVLIFMVAGIALASQVYASSQTSEQQPAELIGAVCVIRHDNQLVMLSEVITRKISLPGGYIDPGETPAQAAAREVFEETGIEVEVGERITYRGRASIHSCVAKTPILVSSFRDYTGYPIVASWFSKHYAKEVSRVYLVDPQTVMAHQYRYPDDIESLSQWLNQTPESEIEVYAELSNRVHSYHQLELEWIKRLQRWTDSFSPLNAQAFEGLMWVLNLPGEAEVVALLLVAVTVGFGPRAMLQLFVILVLTLLTSSLIKLGLASPRPSDIIPQLQKVNAYGFGLPSGHTLIATVLWGMGWYWLSRRVSPWLQGVTLCLLPLLIGGQALARVWYGVHFISDIVVSILLGLILIALCMAWHSAQRYPLPQIIANRGFWLMMALCFGLTAGITHMPDHTYLFAASVGLVLVIDQLPGGRLLLSTVTRARLFVFVPLGLVLIGVGTESLANMSSVSLMVLVIRAVGCALGMMWLVGASSVIIGRQQEIPAERG, encoded by the coding sequence TTGGGGGATCAGTTTGTGGTGCTTGCCTGGTTAACGTATTTATCTCGTCGTGTGCTTATCTTCATGGTTGCCGGCATAGCACTTGCCTCCCAGGTGTATGCATCGTCACAGACTTCGGAGCAGCAACCCGCTGAATTGATTGGCGCGGTTTGCGTGATCCGTCATGATAATCAATTGGTGATGTTATCTGAAGTCATCACCCGGAAAATCTCACTGCCAGGCGGCTACATTGATCCGGGAGAGACGCCTGCTCAGGCGGCAGCCCGGGAGGTATTCGAGGAAACCGGCATCGAGGTTGAGGTCGGGGAACGAATCACCTACCGGGGCCGGGCCAGCATTCACAGTTGCGTGGCGAAAACGCCGATCCTCGTCTCTTCCTTTCGTGATTATACCGGTTATCCCATTGTCGCCTCCTGGTTCTCCAAGCATTATGCCAAAGAAGTCAGCCGCGTTTATCTGGTTGATCCACAAACGGTGATGGCTCATCAATACCGTTACCCGGATGATATTGAAAGTTTGTCACAATGGCTGAATCAGACGCCCGAGAGTGAGATTGAAGTTTATGCCGAACTCAGCAACCGGGTTCATTCGTATCACCAACTGGAGCTGGAATGGATTAAGCGGCTCCAACGCTGGACTGATTCGTTTTCGCCGCTGAATGCACAGGCGTTTGAAGGGTTGATGTGGGTTTTGAATTTGCCGGGTGAAGCCGAAGTCGTCGCCTTGCTGCTGGTGGCAGTCACGGTTGGGTTCGGGCCGCGTGCCATGCTGCAACTGTTTGTCATTCTGGTGCTGACTCTGTTAACCAGCTCCCTGATCAAGCTGGGACTTGCTTCACCACGACCTTCCGACATTATTCCGCAACTCCAGAAAGTCAACGCTTACGGTTTTGGCTTACCCAGCGGCCATACCTTAATCGCTACCGTGCTGTGGGGGATGGGCTGGTACTGGTTGAGCCGCCGGGTTTCCCCTTGGCTGCAAGGGGTTACCTTGTGCTTACTGCCGCTATTGATTGGCGGGCAAGCGCTGGCCCGGGTGTGGTATGGCGTGCACTTTATCAGTGATATTGTAGTCAGTATCTTGCTGGGCCTGATCCTGATTGCGCTGTGTATGGCATGGCATTCGGCGCAGCGTTACCCTTTGCCTCAGATCATCGCTAACCGGGGCTTCTGGTTGATGATGGCGCTGTGTTTCGGACTGACGGCCGGGATCACGCACATGCCGGATCACACGTACCTGTTTGCTGCCTCGGTCGGACTGGTGTTGGTGATCGATCAGCTGCCGGGTGGGAGACTTTTGCTGAGCACGGTAACCCGGGCGCGTTTATTTGTTTTCGTGCCGTTAGGGCTGGTACTGATTGGGGTGGGTACTGAGTCACTCGCCAATATGAGTTCGGTGAGCCTGATGGTGTTGGTGATCCGGGCGGTTGGTTGTGCACTGGGCATGATGTGGCTGGTTGGCGCTTCCTCGGTGATTATTGGCCGTCAGCAAGAAATTCCGGCAGAGCGCGGATGA